The Cyanobacterium aponinum PCC 10605 genome has a window encoding:
- a CDS encoding helix-turn-helix transcriptional regulator, with product MAKKPTLHPHSDLKSFQRLMLLILTIINHPNLGTEEDSNTNVIHQLQEKIISIAQQYHIDIPPPAIATLRKDLETLREYNILERRMYRWGYYFGTGVMTKPEFKTAFDALESMANYQGDATAKKIYQQLEKRIRGLELKTKDDFFYPIKRNYNRAVNYTDPKEMILKGNNQKTLYHHIPSLEEAIIKGQTIEISRKKDFYNQGNIGIEIVIPIQLIYYNIAWYLVYENCANGHLIIGRLNRFSDYFQLLSPAGRNIQAQKECLKNVEQLLTNGWGLNLGNLEEQQLELKGKLTLEKIKVRFYPPISNFILEGDLRHSKQRIKVTKDNYNNQILFLDYFISLPPRSLNEFLFWLQSYGSCVEVIYPEDLRDRHKEGAIALSQRYQKLDKTS from the coding sequence ATGGCAAAAAAACCAACTCTACATCCCCATAGCGATTTAAAATCCTTTCAACGATTAATGTTATTAATCCTCACTATCATTAATCATCCCAACCTCGGCACAGAAGAAGACTCCAACACCAACGTTATCCATCAACTGCAAGAAAAAATCATCTCCATTGCCCAACAATATCATATTGACATTCCTCCTCCAGCCATTGCCACTCTCAGAAAAGATTTAGAAACTCTCCGAGAATACAATATTTTAGAAAGAAGAATGTATCGTTGGGGTTACTATTTCGGTACTGGCGTTATGACTAAACCCGAATTTAAAACCGCTTTTGATGCTTTAGAGTCTATGGCAAATTATCAAGGAGATGCCACAGCCAAAAAAATTTATCAACAATTAGAAAAAAGAATTAGAGGATTAGAGTTAAAGACAAAGGATGATTTTTTCTATCCCATCAAAAGAAATTATAACCGAGCCGTTAACTATACAGATCCTAAAGAAATGATTTTAAAGGGAAATAATCAAAAGACTTTATATCATCATATACCATCTTTAGAAGAAGCAATTATTAAAGGACAGACTATCGAAATTAGTCGCAAAAAAGATTTTTATAATCAAGGAAATATCGGCATAGAAATCGTCATTCCTATACAGTTAATTTATTACAATATTGCTTGGTATTTAGTATATGAAAACTGTGCTAATGGTCATTTAATTATAGGAAGATTAAACCGTTTTAGTGATTATTTTCAATTATTATCCCCGGCGGGTAGAAATATTCAAGCTCAAAAAGAATGTCTGAAAAATGTTGAACAGTTATTAACTAATGGTTGGGGATTAAACTTAGGTAATTTAGAGGAACAACAATTAGAATTAAAAGGAAAACTGACACTGGAAAAAATTAAAGTCAGGTTTTATCCTCCTATTTCTAATTTTATTTTGGAAGGAGATTTAAGACACTCTAAACAAAGAATAAAAGTTACTAAAGATAACTATAATAATCAAATTTTATTTCTCGATTATTTTATAAGTCTTCCTCCCCGTTCTCTTAATGAATTTTTATTTTGGTTACAGAGTTATGGTAGTTGTGTCGAAGTTATTTACCCTGAAGATTTACGGGATAGACATAAAGAAGGTGCGATCGCACTCTCCCAACGCTACCAAAAACTAGACAAAACATCGTAG